A single genomic interval of Stieleria maiorica harbors:
- a CDS encoding Gfo/Idh/MocA family protein, which translates to MKRPTDSRRNFLKTSAVLSGGYWLGSSATARAASPNDKLNVACIGVGGRGSANVSGVDGENIVAMCDVDEVKAGKRFQEFDKARKFQDFRVMLDQMDKQIDAVVISTPDHTHFHPARQAMLMGKHVYCEKPLAHTVWEARELTKIAKKMNVATQLGNQRHANEGMARTVEAVRSGMIGDVTEVYCAIGGSRGMPEMPTEFPPVPSHLNWDLWQGPAQERPYSPEYCPYKWRFWWDYGTGETGNWGCHILDIPFWALQLKYPSRVDLDEVPGADQIDPHRTPKAMKTRLEFPAEQGHGALTLHWWHGSLGEVFKQHKTVPQKGSNTLFVGTKGTIDAGFDGYQVTLSDGGDPETPERTIPKSPGFHQEWIDACKGGPKSTCDFVDYTGPLAEAVLLANTAFRAGGGFDWDANAFKASGNDNVEQYLMSHFRKGWEVDPV; encoded by the coding sequence ATGAAACGCCCCACCGATTCGCGACGGAACTTTCTGAAAACCTCCGCTGTCCTTTCCGGCGGCTACTGGCTGGGATCATCGGCGACCGCCCGTGCGGCATCACCCAATGACAAACTGAACGTCGCCTGCATCGGCGTCGGCGGACGCGGGTCGGCAAACGTCAGTGGCGTCGACGGTGAAAACATCGTCGCGATGTGCGACGTCGACGAGGTCAAAGCGGGCAAGCGTTTTCAAGAGTTCGACAAGGCGCGCAAGTTCCAAGACTTCCGCGTAATGCTGGATCAAATGGACAAGCAGATCGACGCCGTTGTCATCAGCACTCCCGATCACACCCACTTTCACCCGGCCCGCCAAGCGATGCTGATGGGCAAGCACGTGTACTGTGAAAAGCCCCTCGCCCATACGGTGTGGGAGGCGCGCGAGCTGACGAAGATCGCCAAGAAGATGAACGTCGCCACCCAGCTCGGCAACCAGCGGCATGCCAACGAAGGCATGGCCCGCACCGTCGAAGCGGTCCGATCGGGAATGATCGGCGATGTCACCGAAGTGTATTGCGCGATCGGCGGCTCACGCGGCATGCCCGAGATGCCGACGGAGTTTCCTCCCGTCCCCAGCCACTTGAATTGGGACTTGTGGCAAGGGCCGGCCCAAGAACGCCCCTATTCGCCAGAGTACTGTCCCTACAAATGGCGTTTCTGGTGGGACTACGGCACCGGCGAAACCGGCAATTGGGGCTGTCACATCTTGGATATTCCCTTTTGGGCGTTGCAACTGAAGTACCCCAGTCGTGTCGATCTGGATGAAGTCCCCGGCGCCGACCAGATCGATCCCCATCGGACCCCCAAGGCGATGAAAACTCGCCTGGAGTTCCCCGCCGAGCAAGGCCACGGAGCGTTGACCTTGCACTGGTGGCACGGCTCGCTCGGCGAAGTGTTCAAGCAGCACAAGACGGTTCCCCAAAAGGGCAGCAACACGCTGTTCGTCGGCACCAAAGGCACCATCGACGCCGGTTTCGATGGATACCAGGTCACGCTCAGCGACGGCGGCGATCCCGAGACGCCTGAGCGAACGATTCCCAAGTCGCCGGGATTCCACCAAGAATGGATCGATGCCTGCAAGGGCGGGCCGAAGTCGACCTGCGACTTCGTCGATTACACCGGACCGTTGGCCGAAGCGGTCCTGTTGGCCAACACCGCTTTCCGCGCCGGTGGCGGATTCGACTGGGATGCCAACGCCTTCAAAGCCAGCGGCAATGACAACGTCGAGCAATACTTGATGTCGCATTTCCGCAAAGGCTGGGAAGTCGACCCGGTTTAA
- a CDS encoding Gfo/Idh/MocA family protein: MTETTSRVNRRQSLQAAAAGAAGLFAAPAIVRGQNLNDKIRVAIVGMGGRAKAHAESLVELENESTAGVTLAGLCDCDQAKLKSAETVWTERSGHKIDTYDDMRRVLDDPSIDAVTFATPNHWHSLNVIWGCQAGKDVYVEKPGSHNIFEGRKMVQAARKYNRIVQHGTQCRSSPNIVEGIDKLHQGVIGEVYFARGIAYKIRGDLGKHAPRPVPDGLDWNAWCGPAAVHEFSNFQHRRWHWIWDYGNGEIGNQGVHQMDILRWGLKLDSHPMQISSIGSNYMQEKVHQSSAETPGVLSTSMKWADGKMIEFAVRDWYTNAEAGFRDKYPFVQKDFPVGTIFLGTEGTMIIPDYSSYYTFLGRNREPGPSAFEEGSPISNLPHFRNWALAVRARKQEFLSAEIEQGHYSAALCHLANIAYRVDRTLHFDGDSETFKDDAQADQLLTRPPRGAFTVPDVV; the protein is encoded by the coding sequence ATGACCGAGACGACTTCGCGGGTCAACCGTCGCCAATCCCTCCAGGCCGCTGCGGCCGGAGCCGCCGGCCTGTTCGCCGCCCCGGCGATCGTCCGCGGACAAAACTTGAACGACAAGATTCGCGTCGCGATCGTGGGCATGGGGGGACGTGCCAAAGCCCACGCGGAAAGTCTGGTCGAACTGGAAAACGAATCGACCGCCGGCGTCACGCTGGCCGGTCTGTGCGATTGCGATCAAGCCAAACTGAAGTCTGCCGAAACGGTCTGGACCGAACGCAGCGGACACAAAATCGACACCTACGATGACATGCGACGCGTGCTGGATGATCCGTCCATCGACGCGGTCACCTTCGCCACCCCCAACCACTGGCACTCGCTGAACGTGATTTGGGGCTGCCAAGCCGGCAAAGACGTGTACGTCGAAAAGCCCGGATCGCACAACATCTTCGAAGGCCGCAAGATGGTCCAGGCCGCACGCAAGTACAACCGGATCGTCCAGCACGGGACCCAATGCCGGTCGTCACCGAACATCGTCGAAGGCATCGACAAACTGCATCAAGGCGTGATCGGCGAAGTCTACTTTGCCCGCGGCATCGCCTACAAAATCCGTGGCGACCTGGGCAAACACGCCCCACGCCCGGTCCCCGACGGACTCGATTGGAATGCCTGGTGTGGTCCGGCGGCGGTGCATGAATTCAGTAACTTTCAACATCGTCGCTGGCACTGGATCTGGGACTACGGCAACGGAGAAATCGGCAATCAAGGCGTCCATCAAATGGACATCCTGCGTTGGGGGTTGAAGTTGGACAGCCACCCGATGCAGATCTCTTCGATCGGGTCGAACTACATGCAAGAAAAGGTCCATCAAAGCAGCGCCGAAACCCCGGGCGTTTTGTCCACGTCGATGAAGTGGGCCGACGGAAAGATGATCGAGTTCGCGGTGCGGGACTGGTACACGAACGCCGAAGCCGGCTTTCGCGACAAATACCCGTTCGTGCAAAAGGACTTCCCCGTCGGAACGATTTTCCTGGGCACCGAGGGCACGATGATCATCCCCGATTACTCCAGCTATTACACCTTTCTGGGACGCAATCGCGAACCCGGACCGAGTGCGTTTGAAGAGGGCAGCCCGATTTCTAACCTGCCGCACTTCCGCAACTGGGCCCTGGCCGTCCGCGCCCGCAAGCAAGAGTTTCTGTCGGCGGAAATCGAACAAGGCCATTACTCGGCCGCGCTGTGCCACTTGGCCAACATCGCCTACCGCGTCGACCGCACGCTGCACTTTGACGGTGACAGCGAAACGTTCAAAGACGACGCCCAGGCGGATCAGTTGCTCACCCGTCCGCCGCGCGGTGCGTTTACCGTCCCCGACGTGGTCTAA
- a CDS encoding alpha/beta hydrolase-fold protein → MLPVGAADVPTGTVTDGVFSDSRIFPGTTRQYSVYVPAQYDADEPANLMVFMDGKNYVRAGGAFRVPEVFDDLIHQQAMPVTIAVFVNPGTIPATKPGAKDRSNRSLEYDSLGDRYATFLVDEFLPVALKALNVSQDADRRAVCGISSGGICAFTVAWEKPQQFGKVLSHIGSFTNIRGGWAYPGLIRKTKDDPKPIKVYLQEGKDDLNNLHGNWPLGNHDMAAALQFAGYHYKLVITEGGHSAKWGGEVFPDALRWLWSDDSQPTVIPPTQTKPQWQPHPDAIAKDSVPQGTVEQMEPWESKVFSGTVRDWAIYVPAQYKSEQPAALMVFQDGERMRDVNGRWRIPTVFDNLIARGEMPPTIAVFINPGHDKSKPRRGNKSSNRGFEYDSLGDRYTRFLLEEILPQVQQRYNISSDPAMRAIGGSSSGAICAFTAAWQRPDQFGKVYSNVGSFTNLRGGNVYPALVRKTEPKPIRVYMSDTSGDVDNAFGSWPWANQRMASALKYMGYDIRFDWAEGYAHNADFGSSRFPDAMKWLWRSETHTPVLDTSGDLRGDLTLLNLLIPGQSWEIVASDLGFADAPCCDADGNFIYSDMKAPAVYRVSATDGKQTLIAKESVSGLMLGPDGLLYGCQGAQDRVISIDPESGAVNVVATGVKPNDLAVTADGMILITETRSKQVTRIDPQTGATTVVDTGITRPNGIALSGDGGTLAVSDSGGEHTWTFRVNPDGSLDAKMPTMPMRLAIDAKGDFKFNEPPPYLTASRGDGMAVDAAGRYYVTSAVGVQIFDPTGRPCGVLPTPDPTQPLTSCTLAGTNRDYLYITNGSTVYRRKLTIR, encoded by the coding sequence ATGCTTCCCGTCGGTGCCGCCGACGTTCCCACGGGAACGGTCACTGACGGTGTTTTTTCCGACAGTCGGATTTTCCCGGGCACGACGCGGCAATACAGCGTCTACGTGCCGGCACAGTACGACGCGGACGAACCGGCCAATTTGATGGTGTTCATGGATGGCAAGAATTACGTCCGAGCGGGCGGTGCCTTTCGTGTCCCCGAAGTCTTTGACGACCTGATCCATCAGCAAGCAATGCCGGTCACGATCGCCGTGTTCGTCAACCCGGGAACGATCCCCGCAACCAAGCCCGGCGCGAAAGATCGCAGCAACCGTTCGCTGGAATACGATTCACTGGGCGACCGCTACGCAACCTTCCTGGTCGATGAGTTTTTGCCCGTGGCGTTGAAAGCCTTGAACGTTTCCCAGGATGCCGACCGTCGAGCGGTGTGCGGGATTTCGTCCGGTGGGATTTGCGCGTTTACCGTCGCCTGGGAAAAACCGCAGCAATTCGGCAAAGTGCTCAGCCACATCGGCAGCTTCACCAACATCCGCGGCGGATGGGCCTATCCCGGATTGATCCGCAAGACCAAGGACGATCCGAAGCCGATCAAAGTTTACCTGCAAGAAGGCAAAGACGACCTCAACAACCTGCACGGCAACTGGCCGCTGGGGAATCATGACATGGCGGCCGCGTTGCAGTTTGCCGGATATCACTACAAGCTAGTCATCACCGAAGGCGGTCACAGTGCCAAATGGGGCGGCGAAGTCTTTCCCGACGCGCTGCGTTGGCTGTGGTCGGATGATTCCCAGCCGACCGTGATCCCGCCGACACAAACCAAACCGCAATGGCAACCGCACCCTGATGCCATCGCCAAGGATTCGGTTCCCCAAGGCACCGTCGAGCAAATGGAACCGTGGGAATCGAAAGTCTTTTCCGGCACCGTCCGCGACTGGGCGATCTATGTCCCGGCGCAGTACAAAAGCGAGCAACCGGCGGCGTTGATGGTGTTCCAGGACGGCGAGCGGATGCGCGACGTCAACGGCCGATGGCGAATCCCGACCGTGTTCGACAACCTGATCGCTCGCGGCGAGATGCCGCCGACGATCGCCGTGTTCATCAACCCGGGGCACGACAAATCCAAGCCGCGTCGGGGCAACAAATCCTCCAACCGCGGCTTCGAATACGACAGCCTGGGCGACCGGTACACACGGTTCTTGCTGGAAGAGATCCTGCCCCAAGTTCAACAGCGATACAACATTTCGTCCGATCCGGCGATGCGGGCCATCGGCGGATCCAGCTCCGGCGCCATCTGCGCCTTCACCGCCGCCTGGCAACGTCCCGACCAGTTCGGCAAAGTCTACTCGAACGTCGGCAGCTTTACGAACTTGCGCGGCGGCAACGTGTACCCGGCGCTGGTGCGTAAAACCGAACCGAAGCCGATTCGCGTTTACATGTCCGATACCAGCGGCGACGTCGACAACGCGTTCGGAAGCTGGCCCTGGGCGAACCAGCGGATGGCGTCGGCATTGAAGTACATGGGTTACGACATCCGTTTTGATTGGGCCGAGGGCTATGCGCACAACGCCGACTTTGGCAGTTCGCGTTTTCCCGATGCGATGAAGTGGCTGTGGCGAAGCGAAACGCACACGCCCGTGTTGGATACCAGCGGTGATCTGCGCGGGGACCTGACGCTGTTGAATTTGTTGATCCCCGGCCAGTCCTGGGAAATCGTTGCGTCGGACCTGGGATTTGCCGATGCGCCCTGCTGTGACGCCGACGGTAACTTCATCTACAGCGACATGAAGGCGCCCGCGGTCTACCGCGTCAGTGCAACCGACGGAAAACAAACGTTGATCGCCAAGGAATCGGTCAGCGGACTGATGCTCGGCCCCGACGGACTGTTGTATGGTTGCCAGGGTGCGCAAGATCGAGTGATCTCCATCGATCCCGAATCCGGTGCGGTCAACGTGGTTGCAACCGGCGTCAAGCCGAATGATCTGGCCGTCACCGCCGACGGCATGATCTTGATCACCGAAACCCGGTCCAAACAGGTCACGCGAATTGACCCGCAAACCGGCGCGACGACGGTGGTCGACACCGGCATCACCCGCCCCAACGGCATCGCGCTGTCAGGTGATGGCGGTACGCTCGCGGTTTCAGATTCGGGTGGCGAGCACACGTGGACCTTCCGGGTGAATCCCGATGGCAGCCTGGACGCCAAGATGCCGACGATGCCGATGCGGCTGGCGATCGATGCCAAGGGCGATTTTAAATTCAACGAGCCGCCTCCGTACCTGACGGCGTCACGTGGCGATGGCATGGCCGTCGACGCGGCCGGACGCTACTACGTCACCAGTGCGGTCGGGGTGCAAATCTTTGATCCGACCGGTCGGCCATGCGGTGTCCTGCCGACACCCGATCCGACTCAACCGTTGACCAGCTGCACGCTGGCCGGAACGAATCGCGATTATTTGTACATCACCAACGGTTCAACCGTGTACCGCCGCAAGCTGACCATCCGGTAG
- a CDS encoding glucuronyl esterase domain-containing protein has protein sequence MQRHPLLLSVVFILPAMMFTARASISQDASTVWQANPDLVEKLTRQRREFNYVESKVPTYTLPDPLVSRDGSRVRSPKEWNDSRRGEILDLFRDQVYGRRPDTEYSLRFEQTAEETQAFDGSATGREMKAIIEIGDRSFSFPFVVFLLNNAPGPTPAVIHINNRYFVPLATALEKSDPFWPVEMFIDRGYATASFHTSHVDPDKKDGYAEGIRSFFADGDPPDDTAWRSLSAWGWAASRVLDHLETIDSIDASRVAVSGHSRGGKTSLWAACEDERFAIAYSNNSGCGGAALSRRAYGETVERITSSFPHWFCKPFSDFAGREHELPVDQHEVIALIAPRGVYVASADEDLWADPKGEYASIVAAAPVFERLGKQSIQTPVMPPLGQQRMDGQTGYHIRSGGHGLGELDWGLFLDFADTLLK, from the coding sequence ATGCAACGACATCCCCTCCTGCTATCCGTCGTTTTCATCCTACCGGCGATGATGTTCACGGCGCGAGCATCCATCAGCCAAGACGCGTCCACCGTCTGGCAAGCCAACCCCGATCTGGTTGAAAAACTGACCCGGCAACGCCGCGAATTCAACTACGTCGAATCAAAGGTCCCGACGTACACGCTGCCCGATCCGCTGGTCAGTCGCGACGGCAGCCGCGTCCGTTCGCCGAAGGAGTGGAACGACAGCCGTCGAGGCGAGATACTGGATCTGTTTCGCGATCAGGTTTACGGACGCCGCCCCGACACGGAGTACTCGTTGCGATTCGAGCAAACGGCCGAAGAGACGCAAGCGTTTGACGGTTCCGCGACGGGACGAGAGATGAAAGCGATCATCGAAATCGGCGATCGCAGCTTTTCGTTCCCGTTCGTCGTCTTTCTGCTCAACAACGCGCCCGGACCGACACCGGCGGTGATCCACATCAACAACCGTTACTTCGTTCCCCTGGCGACCGCTCTGGAAAAGTCGGACCCGTTTTGGCCGGTGGAAATGTTCATTGATCGCGGCTACGCAACGGCATCCTTCCATACGTCCCACGTCGACCCCGACAAGAAAGACGGCTATGCCGAAGGAATTCGGTCCTTTTTCGCCGACGGCGATCCGCCCGACGACACCGCCTGGCGAAGCCTGTCTGCCTGGGGCTGGGCGGCCAGCCGAGTGCTGGATCATTTGGAAACGATCGATTCGATCGATGCCTCGCGCGTTGCCGTGTCAGGGCATTCCCGCGGCGGCAAAACGTCTCTTTGGGCGGCGTGCGAAGACGAACGTTTCGCGATCGCCTATAGCAACAATTCGGGCTGTGGCGGGGCCGCGCTGTCGCGTCGCGCTTATGGTGAAACGGTCGAACGAATCACGAGTTCTTTCCCGCATTGGTTCTGTAAACCGTTTTCAGATTTCGCCGGCCGTGAACACGAGTTGCCCGTCGATCAGCACGAAGTCATCGCGTTGATCGCGCCGCGGGGCGTTTACGTGGCCAGCGCCGACGAAGACCTGTGGGCCGATCCGAAAGGCGAATACGCTTCGATCGTCGCCGCCGCTCCCGTCTTCGAACGGTTGGGGAAACAGTCGATTCAAACGCCCGTCATGCCGCCGCTGGGACAGCAACGCATGGACGGACAAACCGGCTATCACATCCGCAGCGGCGGTCACGGCCTGGGCGAACTGGACTGGGGGCTGTTCCTGGACTTTGCCGACACGTTGCTGAAGTAG
- a CDS encoding outer membrane protein assembly factor BamB family protein: MNRYGDILLTFVLGIALVPSNADADWPRWRGPQDQGSVAAGTYPSELNAQTLRWKAPLPGKGCSTPIVVDQNVYVTAPTDGIDSVLAFDWSGNQKWNTKFGPEVKGKHRNGSGSNASPVSDGEAVYVYFKSGTLAAVELDGTVRWQTNLVDRFGKDTLYWDHGTSPVLTKRSVVFARMHNGESWLAAFDKQSGQLIWKEARNYETPRECDHGYSTPLVIEHQGRESLLVWGAEHLTVHDALDGRVTWTCGDFNPDGNQLWPVVASPVVVDDMAVVAFGRNDKGAPRLYGIRMDGSGDVTDTNHVWFRDDISTFVPSPVAYNGNVYLVRDRGEVECIDPASGKTVWSDALPKNRNSYYASPTIAAGKLYAAREDGVVFVADVADNEFELLSENDLQESVIGSPVPIQDHLFVRGEKHLFCFSSK, from the coding sequence ATGAATCGATACGGCGACATCCTGTTGACGTTTGTACTGGGGATCGCGCTGGTCCCGTCCAATGCCGACGCGGACTGGCCTCGCTGGCGCGGACCGCAGGATCAAGGCAGCGTCGCGGCGGGAACCTATCCTTCGGAGCTCAATGCACAGACCCTGCGATGGAAAGCACCGCTGCCCGGCAAGGGTTGTTCTACCCCGATCGTGGTCGACCAAAACGTCTACGTCACCGCCCCGACCGACGGCATCGATTCGGTGCTGGCGTTTGATTGGTCGGGAAACCAAAAATGGAACACCAAATTCGGTCCCGAAGTGAAGGGCAAGCATCGCAACGGGTCCGGCAGCAACGCGTCCCCGGTCAGCGACGGCGAAGCGGTTTACGTGTATTTCAAAAGCGGCACGTTGGCTGCGGTGGAACTGGACGGAACCGTGCGCTGGCAAACGAATCTAGTCGATCGGTTCGGCAAAGACACGTTGTATTGGGATCATGGCACCTCACCCGTGCTGACGAAACGATCTGTTGTGTTTGCCCGAATGCACAACGGGGAATCTTGGCTGGCTGCGTTTGACAAACAATCCGGCCAACTCATCTGGAAAGAAGCAAGGAATTACGAAACGCCACGCGAGTGTGACCACGGCTATTCGACTCCGCTGGTGATCGAGCACCAGGGCCGGGAGTCGCTGTTGGTCTGGGGAGCGGAACATCTGACGGTCCACGACGCTCTGGACGGACGCGTGACCTGGACTTGCGGTGATTTTAATCCCGACGGCAACCAGCTCTGGCCCGTCGTCGCGTCGCCGGTCGTGGTCGATGACATGGCCGTCGTCGCGTTCGGCCGCAACGACAAGGGGGCGCCACGGCTGTACGGAATCCGCATGGACGGCAGCGGTGACGTCACGGACACGAATCACGTTTGGTTTCGTGATGACATTTCGACCTTCGTCCCCTCGCCGGTGGCTTACAACGGAAACGTGTATCTGGTCCGTGATCGCGGAGAAGTCGAATGCATCGATCCGGCCAGCGGAAAAACGGTTTGGAGCGATGCGCTTCCCAAGAACCGTAACTCGTACTATGCATCACCGACCATCGCGGCTGGAAAACTTTACGCGGCGCGTGAAGATGGTGTCGTGTTTGTCGCCGATGTGGCCGACAACGAATTCGAATTGCTTTCGGAAAACGATTTACAGGAGTCGGTGATCGGGTCGCCCGTCCCGATCCAAGACCATCTGTTCGTCCGTGGTGAAAAGCATCTGTTTTGTTTTTCGTCGAAGTAG
- a CDS encoding methyltransferase domain-containing protein gives MFELRCTVRNCCQPLRLEGSALRCDSGHHFDRAKAGYWSLLQPQDRKSTKAGDSNDAVLARHRWLQRGLAAGLVETLRPWIRSPSPDDDSQPVRTLDLGCGEGSFGPALFSDNPSGYCGIDLSKRAIRLAARGWPEATWVLANADRTLPVADGSVHQVISLFGRRPADEIARVLIPGGACIVAVPGEDDLIELRESVQQVGRRRSRWEAVVDDLSAAGLEFSRHELWQQRVELQPDAIADALAMTYRAVRHSQQTRAETLTAMTVTLAADLVLLHRPAAHVGV, from the coding sequence ATGTTTGAACTGCGCTGCACCGTCCGGAATTGTTGTCAACCGCTCCGTTTGGAGGGCAGTGCACTCCGCTGTGACTCCGGGCATCATTTCGATCGAGCCAAGGCGGGTTATTGGAGTCTGCTGCAACCGCAAGACCGCAAGTCGACCAAAGCGGGCGACTCCAACGATGCCGTTCTGGCTCGTCACCGCTGGCTCCAGCGGGGGCTTGCCGCGGGGCTGGTCGAAACGCTTCGCCCCTGGATCCGATCTCCGAGCCCCGACGACGATTCACAACCGGTTCGCACGCTGGACCTCGGATGCGGCGAAGGCTCCTTCGGACCGGCCTTGTTTTCGGACAATCCGAGTGGCTACTGCGGGATCGACCTGTCCAAACGGGCGATCAGGCTTGCCGCCCGCGGTTGGCCCGAGGCGACGTGGGTGTTGGCCAACGCGGACCGGACGCTGCCGGTCGCAGACGGGAGTGTGCATCAAGTGATCTCGTTGTTCGGGCGTCGTCCGGCCGACGAGATTGCGCGAGTGCTGATTCCGGGCGGAGCGTGCATCGTCGCCGTGCCGGGAGAAGACGACCTGATCGAACTGCGTGAAAGCGTCCAGCAAGTGGGGCGTCGGCGCAGTCGCTGGGAAGCGGTCGTGGATGATCTCTCAGCGGCAGGGCTGGAATTTTCCCGGCACGAGCTCTGGCAACAACGGGTCGAGTTGCAGCCCGACGCGATCGCCGACGCGTTGGCGATGACCTACCGCGCCGTCAGGCACAGCCAACAGACGCGCGCCGAAACGCTGACCGCGATGACCGTCACCCTGGCCGCCGACCTCGTCCTGCTGCATCGCCCAGCGGCGCACGTTGGTGTCTAG
- a CDS encoding phytoene desaturase family protein, with the protein MPSYYMYDTIIIGGGHNGLITAAYLAKAGKKVCVLERRGTLGGCATTEELHPGFRFSPAAYVVSLLLPEVIAELRLKDYGYHVLRRDPSSITFDGQGRHLVLGHDAKRNFESISGFSKKDAEAFPAYEKMLTEIAERLEPLLKTVPPQLPTRHRKMGWLDKAKNLVGGMKQGLLMKRLLYENPGAMEVLTGAADRILNRWFESDLLKGTLATDAIIGAFHGPSSPGSAYVLLHHVMGDAGGARGVWGYIKGGMGGLANALQQACCELKVDIKTEIEVNEILVENGAACGVSTSEGEFLGKSVASGVDANRTLLRMLDARHLPDEFIGQVRNIDYASASGKINLALDALPDFGVDPRLLRGTIHTTPDMHYIERGYQEALAGNFSSKPVLEMTIPSNVDDSLAPPGKHVLSMFVQYAPYQLSGDRHWDQEKDAWVENCIDTLQEFAPDIRDKILFTHAMTPLDLERTYGLTGGNIMQGAMHLHQLGPSRPLIGWSDHRTPVNRLYLCGAASHPGGGVMGACGRNAAGIILRDL; encoded by the coding sequence ATGCCATCCTATTACATGTACGACACCATCATCATCGGCGGCGGCCACAACGGACTGATCACGGCGGCCTATCTGGCCAAAGCCGGTAAGAAGGTCTGTGTGCTGGAGCGTCGCGGGACTCTGGGTGGGTGTGCGACGACCGAAGAATTGCATCCGGGCTTTCGGTTTTCCCCCGCCGCCTATGTCGTCAGCTTGCTGTTGCCGGAAGTCATCGCCGAATTGCGGTTGAAGGACTATGGGTACCATGTGCTGCGCCGTGACCCATCGTCGATCACCTTCGACGGCCAGGGCCGACATCTGGTCTTGGGGCACGACGCCAAACGCAATTTTGAATCGATCTCGGGGTTTAGCAAAAAGGACGCCGAAGCGTTTCCGGCGTACGAAAAGATGCTGACGGAGATTGCCGAGCGGTTAGAACCGCTGTTGAAAACCGTACCGCCCCAGTTGCCCACGCGTCATCGAAAGATGGGCTGGTTGGACAAGGCCAAGAATCTGGTCGGCGGGATGAAGCAGGGTCTGCTGATGAAACGGTTGCTCTATGAGAATCCCGGCGCGATGGAGGTTTTGACCGGTGCGGCCGACCGCATTTTGAACCGTTGGTTTGAATCCGATCTGCTCAAAGGCACCTTGGCGACCGATGCGATCATCGGTGCGTTTCACGGGCCATCGTCGCCCGGCAGCGCCTACGTTTTGCTGCACCATGTGATGGGCGATGCCGGAGGTGCACGGGGCGTTTGGGGCTACATCAAGGGCGGCATGGGCGGGCTGGCCAATGCCCTCCAACAGGCCTGTTGCGAGTTGAAGGTCGACATCAAAACTGAAATCGAAGTCAACGAAATCCTGGTGGAAAACGGCGCCGCGTGCGGTGTGTCCACTTCCGAGGGCGAATTCCTTGGCAAATCCGTTGCCTCGGGCGTCGATGCCAATCGAACCTTGCTTCGAATGCTCGATGCACGCCATCTGCCAGACGAGTTCATCGGCCAGGTCCGGAACATCGACTACGCCTCGGCCAGCGGCAAGATCAACCTTGCCCTGGACGCCCTGCCCGATTTCGGCGTCGACCCCCGATTGCTTCGTGGGACGATTCACACCACGCCGGACATGCACTACATCGAACGTGGATACCAGGAAGCCCTGGCAGGGAATTTCAGCAGCAAACCGGTCTTGGAGATGACGATTCCATCCAACGTCGACGACTCGCTGGCCCCGCCGGGAAAACACGTCCTGTCGATGTTCGTCCAGTACGCCCCCTACCAACTGTCCGGCGACCGGCACTGGGATCAGGAAAAAGACGCTTGGGTCGAAAACTGCATCGACACGTTGCAGGAATTCGCGCCCGATATCCGAGACAAGATCCTGTTCACGCACGCGATGACGCCGTTGGACCTGGAGCGGACCTACGGGTTGACCGGCGGTAATATCATGCAAGGGGCGATGCATCTGCATCAACTCGGGCCGTCACGCCCGCTGATCGGCTGGTCGGATCACCGCACGCCGGTCAACAGGCTGTATCTGTGCGGTGCGGCGTCGCACCCCGGGGGCGGCGTGATGGGCGCCTGTGGACGCAATGCCGCGGGCATCATCTTGCGCGATCTCTGA